One genomic region from Bombus terrestris chromosome 15, iyBomTerr1.2, whole genome shotgun sequence encodes:
- the LOC100647000 gene encoding dedicator of cytokinesis protein 1 isoform X2, protein MTMTWKQVKEHLGVAIHNFVHGTPYAMRLTVGEMVQILAEYGDWYYGRSKFKGTCGIFPKSYIHILQQSVNMDCLIHEITNVLREWGHHWKHLYVIHSMHFRTMQQQILELIGYRSKILSGTLTVDELKDVKRLATARIDTGNQLLGMDMVVRDDQGNVLSPEETSTIQLYYHHETAAERIRKAANDTKHKPSKPQAPVYSHIFFISVRNFVCKMAEDVELLLTLYDGREMKAITENYVVSWSKEGLARDIDQLHNLRVLFTDLGSRDLTRDKVYLVCYVIRVGGMEAKDADHRRSSVAQTNQKVKNTENMRRPFGVAAMDITLYISGKLEGDSDHHHFIPFVHCEKESLDGTLRRILSQKEINIQKSSNGNSGSSAGGQGLWASLKLLRGDPKQVRDENPHLVLGNVAIARKMGFPEVILPGDVRNDLYLTLISGEFNKGSKSTDKNVEVTVKVCNEFGVPIPGVMTLGGGVSPIDEYHSVIYYHEDKPRWCETFKIAIPIEEFKQAHLKFTFKHRSSNEAKDKSEKPFALSYVKLMQRNGTTLQDIQHELLVYKLDPKKYEEIDISYLKLPSTRGELVELNLEKKPTLGALTLSSKDSFLIATNICSTKLTQNVDLLGLLNWASHNTNLKESLIALMKVDGEEVVKFLQDVLDALFNILMSNSDSDIYDDMVFECLLYIIGLVSDRKYQHFQPVMDLYISESFSATLAYKKLISVLRKRIDNATNNDGQERDILLKTMKSLQYCMRFVVESRLLFTALNQDEEEFSQTLTELLRSIVELMRHETDSTLLVQGACLKYLPTTIPHLLRVYSGKQLSTILTDLLVTLPVGRLTKQKMMTVNDIVHSPLFLSAECRAILLPRITILVRDLLEAKEEGLSSTPGNSVAKVARLLGEKRHRLNQHRGYSEEVELCVKILSDILELTFRKDIGSTIQDVKEIMLTALRTIIQTVISMDRENPLVGNLVSVMLAIFRQMTQHHYEIYINHFGTKFDLLDFLMEILLVFKDLVSKSVFPGDWCEMIMLQNSIILKSLRYFSGTIRDYFFTDFEQQAWSNFFHCAIAFLTQPALQLETFTPSKRNRIVLRYNDMRRETAFEIRSMWFNLGQHKILFVPGLVGAILEMALIPETELRKATIPIFFDMMQCEFYSSRIVEGYGDTKRDPAHIKANFTEYENEMIAKLDILVEGGRGDEQFRLLWIQVMGNLCEKHSTMREQGLRFVDTVAKLMERLLQYRDIIHAESQEHRMLCIVNLLEFYSEINRKEMYIRYVNKLCELHLECDNYTEAAYSLKLHSQLLAWSDQPLPPLLRSHRYLACQTHRELKEALYNDMIEYFDKGKMWECALAVCKELVTQYEEETFDYLQLSVLLTRMAKFYDSIVKQLRPEPEYFRVAYYGRGHPAFLQNKVFIYRGKEYERLSDFCSRTLNQLPNAEQMNKLSPPTSEVLESNHQYVQINRVDPLMDEKRHRLSGKPITAEAVLRYHRVNDVQRFRFSRPAPKKDLTSTTANSGDKETNTVTSNEFAALWLERTVLVTSHPLPGILRCFPVTSSETYLVSPLRNAIETMEATNTTLRDLILAHRADNNIPLNPLSMKLNGILDPAVMGGIDNYEKAFLNSEYRSAHPEESSDLLKLEGLIAEQIPLLSVGVQLHKVRAPPELTPFHQRLEQCFTSMRNQVEAKYGKRTCDLQIESLTQPVMMRRHQNSRGENNRLSESHIMNSDCGTHSRVSSLTRSQVATFKSLASFNFNNSTPSSGTQNVSLSRNCSIRSHILSTASLQKALGSPSPGTNKKKDSKRRSSRKSDSVASTKSDQPTSQWYTTADVPQIASSPVTPLMSSFPTTPIFELRQELTPKRPLRSEVEKERRISNRLSGQSQHYLRNINNGMDSSSLGKGNRDSIGTTDSTASEDDPPPPLPMKTREADYCNLPEELPVQHCGTGSLNNFNRSLGQWSKNKLPTPTDDLDIQTKPPTPPPKPKRPPYSLNKLILSSDIDNFSQDPSVT, encoded by the exons atgacaaTGACATGGAAGCAAGTTAAAGAACATTTAGGAGTTG CCATACATAACTTTGTACATGGGACTCCTTATGCAATGCGATTGACTGTTGGAGAAATGGTACAGATATTAGCAGAATATGGAGATTGGTATTATGGACGTAGTAAATTTAAAGGGACATgtgggattttcccaaaatctTATATACACATTTTACAACAATCAGTGAATATGGATTGTTTAATACATGAAATCACTAATGTTTTACGAGAATGGGGACACCATTGGAAGCATCTATATGTA ATTCACTCTATGCACTTCAGAACAATGCAACAACAGATTTTAGAGTTAATAGGATATAGAAGCAAAATTCTAAGTGGCACATTGACAGTAGATGAATTAAAGGATGTGAAAAGATTAGCAACAGCTAGAATTGATACTGGTAATCAATTATTGGGCATGGATATGGTTGTACGTGATGATCAAGGGAATGTTCTTAGTCCTGAAGAAACAAGTACAATTCAATTATATTATCATCATGAAACAGCTGCAGAAAGAATAAGAAAGGCAGCTAATGATACAAAACATAAGCCTTCAAAACCACAAGCACCAGTATACTcacatatcttttttattagTGTAAGAAACTTCGTATGTAAAATGGCAGAAGATGTAGAATTGTTATTAACTTTGTACGATGGGAGAGAAATGAAAGCTATTACTGAAAATTATGTTGTGTCATGGAGCAAGGAAGGACTTGCCAGAGACATAGATCAATTACACAATCTTCGAGTTTTATTTACAGACCTTGGTTCTCGAGATTTAACTAGAGATAAAGTTTACTTAGTTTGTTATGTAATTAGAGTAGGAGGTATGGAGGCTAAAGATGCTGATCATCGACGTTCAAGCGTAGCACAAACTAATCAAAAAGTCAAAAATACTGAAAATATGAGAAGACCATTTGGTGTAGCAGCAATggatattactttatacattagTGGTAAACTTGAGGGTGATTCAGATCATCATCATTTTATTCCGTTTGTACA TTGTGAGAAAGAAAGTTTGGATGGTACATTACGTAGAATTCTTTcccaaaaagaaataaatattcaaaaaagtaGTAATGGCAATAGTGGCAGCTCTGCTGGTGGTCAAGGTTTATGGGCTAGCTTAAAGTTGCTTAGGGGAGATCCAAAAcaa GTACGTGATGAAAATCCACATCTAGTACTTGGTAATGTTGCTATTGCAAGAAAAATGGGATTTCCAGAAGTTATTTTACCAGGTGATGTGAGGAATGATTTATACCTCACATTGATTAGTGGTGAATTTAATAAAGGATCAAAGTCTACAGATAAAAATGTTGAAGTTACA GTTAAAGTATGCAATGAGTTTGGTGTACCAATACCAGGAGTTATGACATTAGGTGGTGGAGTTTCACCTATTGATGAATATCATAGTGTTATTTATTATCATGAAGATAAACCTAGATGGTGTGAAACATTTAAAATTGCTATTCCTATTGAAGAATTTAAACAAGCacatttaaaatttacatttaaacatCGAAGTTCAAATGAAGCAAAAGATAAATCTGAAAAACCTTTTGCCTTAAGTTATGTGAAATTGATGCAGCGTAATGGAACAACATTGCAAGATATACAGCATGAGCTACTAGTTTATAAATTAGACCCAAAGAAATATGAAGAAattgatatttcatatttgaaattgcCATCTACAAGGGGTGAATTG GTTgaattaaatttagaaaaaaaaccGACATTAGGAGCGCTTACTTTAAGTAGTAAAGACAGCTTTCTGATAGCGACTAATATTTGTTCAACAAAATTAACCCAAAATGTAGATTTATTAGGTTTATTGAATTGGGCATCAcacaatacaaatttaaaagaatCTCTGATTGCTTTAATGAAAGTTGATGGTGAAGAAGTAGTGAAGTTCCTACAG gATGTTTTAGATGCTTTGTTTAACATATTAATGAGTAATTCAGATAGTGACATTTATGATGATATGGTGTTTgaatgtttattatatattattgggCTTGTGTCTGATAGAAAATACCAACATTTTCAACCAGTAATGGATTTGTATATTTCTGAGAGTTTCTCTGCAACGCTCGCATACAAAAAATTGATTAGTGTATTACGTAAACGTATAGATAATGCAACTAATAATGATGGACAAGAACGTGATATATTACTCAAGACAATGAAAAGTCTTCAATACTGCATGAGATTTGTTGTAGAATCCCGCCTTTTATTTACTGC gTTAAATCAAGATGAAGAGGAGTTCTCTCAAACTTTAACAGAATTATTGAGATCTATAGTTGAACTCATGAGACATGAAACAGATAGTACTTTATTAGTTCAAGGAGCATGCTTGAAATATTTACCAACTACTATACCCCATTTGCTACGTGTATATAGTGGCAAGCAGTTGAGCACAATTTTGACTGACTTATTAGTTACTTTACCAGTTGGAAGATTAACTAAACAGAAAATGATGACAGTGAATGATATTGTTCATAGCCCCCTTTTTTTAAGTGCAGAATGCAGAGCAATTCTGTTACCTAGAATTACTATTTTGGTTCGTGATTTATTGGAAGCTAAAGAAGAG GGGCTGTCAAGTACGCCTGGAAATAGCGTGGCGAAGGTAGCCAGGCTGCTCGGCGAAAAACGACACCGACTCAACCAACATCGTGGCTACTCTGAAGAG GTAGAATTGTGTGTCAAGATTTTATCTGACATCCTGGAATTAACATTTAGGAAAGATATAGGAAGCACTATACAGGATGTGAAAGAAATTATGCTTACTGCTCTACGGACCATTATACAGACAGTTATATCAATGGATAGAGAAAATCCATTAGTAGGAAATTTAGTTTCAGTTATGTTAGCAATATTCAG acAAATGACACAACATCATTACGAAATTTATATAAACCACTTTGGAACTAAATTTGATTTGCTTGATTTCCTCATGGAAATATTATTAGTATTTAAAGATTTAGTATCAAAAAGTGTATTTCCAGGAGATTGGTGTGAAATGATTATGCTTCaaaatagtataattttaaaGTCATTGCGTTATTTCTCGGGTACTATTAGGGATTATTTTTTTACTGATTTTGAACAGCAAGCTTGGTCCAATTTTTTTCATTGTGCAATTGCGTTTTTGACTCAGCCAGCCTTACAGTTGGAAACATTCACGCCATCAAAACGCAACCGTATTGTTTTGCGCTATAATGATATGCGAAG AGAAACGGCGTTTGAAATACGATCAATGTGGTTTAATTTAGGACAGcataaaatattgtttgttcCGGGTTTAGTTGGAGCAATATTAGAAATGGCATTAATTCCAGAAACTGAATTAAGAAAAGCTACTATTCCTATATTTTTTGATATGATGCAATGTGAATTTTATAGTTCACGTATTGTTGAAGGATATGGTGATACTAAACGTGATCCGGCTCACATAAAAGCTAATTTCACagaatatgaaaatgaaatgattGCAAAATTAGATATATTg GTTGAAGGAGGCAGAGGAGATGAACAATTTCGTTTACTTTGGATTCAAGTAATGGGTAATCTTTGTGAAAAGCATTCAACTATGCGAGAACAAGGATTACGCTTTGTTGATACAGTAGCTAAACTTATGGAACGCTTATTACAATATCGTGATATCATACATGCCGAGTCTCAGGAACATAGAATGCTGTGTATTGTAAACTTACTGGAATTTTACtctgaaataaatagaaaagaaatgtaTATTAG ATATGTGAATAAGCTTTGTGAGCTACATTTGGAATGTGACAATTACACTGAAGCAGCATATTCTTTGAAACTTCATAGTCAATTACTAGCTTGGAGTGATCAACCATTACCGCCACTTTTAAGATCGCATAGATATTTAGCATGTCAAACGCATCGTGAATTAAAAGAGGCATTATATAATGATATGATCGAATACTTTGATAAAGGTAAAATGTGGGAATGTGCACTTGCAGTATGTAAAGAATTAGTTACACAATACGAAGAAGAGACATTTGATTATTTACAACTTTCTGTATTATTGACGCGCATGGCAAAGTTTTACGACTCAATAGTAAAACAATTAAGGCCTGAGCCTGAATATTTTAGAGTTGCGTATTATGGACGTGGTCACCCGgcatttttacaaaataag GTATTTATTTATCGTGGAAAAGAGTATGAGCGTCTCAGTGATTTTTGTTCACGAACATTAAATCAGTTACCAAATGCAGAACAAATGAACAAATTGTCTCCTCCTACTTCGGAAGTGCTAGAATCCAATCATCAATACGTCCAAATTAATAGGGTAGATCCATTAATGGATGAAAAAAGGCATCGTCTTAGTGGGAAACCTATAACAGCAGAAGCAGTTTTGAG ATATCATCGAGTGAACGACGTTCAACGTTTTCGATTTTCAAGACCAGCACCAAAGAAAGATTTAACCTCTACAACTGCAAATTCTGGTGATAAAGAAACGAATACTGTTACCAGTAACGAGTTTGCTGCATTATGGTTAGAAAGAACAGTACTCGTTACGAGTCATCCTTTGCCAGGCATTCTTAGATGCTTTCCTGTTACATCTAGTGAAACCTATTTAGTTAGTCCCCTTCGTAATGCAATTGAAACAATGGAAGCTACAAATACTACATTAAGAGATTTAATCTTAGCACACAGAGCTGATAATAATATTCCGCTAAATCCGCTTAGTATGAAACTAAATGGTATATTAGATCCAGCGGTAATGGGTGGTATAGATAATTATGAGAAAGCGTTCCTTAATTCTGAATATCGCAGTGCTCATCCAGAAGAAAGTTCCGATCTTTTGAAACTAGAGGGGTTAATCGCTGAACAAATTCCATTACTGAGTGTTGGTGTCCAATTACATAAAGTACGTGCTCCGCCTGAATTAACTCCGTTTCATCAACGTTTGGAGCAATGTTTTACATCAATGCGGAATCAAGTAGAGGCGAAATATGGGAAAAGG ACATGCGATCTACAAATTGAAAGCTTAACTCAACCTGTTATGATGAGAAGACATCAAAATTCGAGAGGCGAGAATAATCGATTATCTGAATCACATATTATGAATTCAGA CTGTGGAACTCACTCCAGGGTATCCTCTCTTACAAGATCCCAAGTTGCAACATTCAAGTCGCTCGCCTCATTCAATTTTAACAACAGTACACCTTCATCTGGTACTCAAAACGTCAGTTTGTCAAG GAATTGTTCAATACGTTCACACATATTATCAACTGCATCTCTACAAAAGGCATTAGGAAGTCCAAGTCCAGggacaaataaaaagaaagattcaAAACGAAGAAGTTCACGCAAGAGTGATTCAGTTGCATCAACAAAAAGTGATCAGCCGACGAGTCAGTGGTATACTACAGCAGATGTACCACAAATTGCGTCGTCCCCTGTCACTCCATTAATGTCCAGTTTTCCTACTACTCCAATATTCGAACTTCGTCAAGAG CTAACACCTAAACGCCCTTTGAGGTCGGAagtagaaaaggaaagaagaataaGTAATCGTTTATCTGGTCAATCTCAACATTATTTAAGGAACATAAACAATGGAATGGATTCAAGTAGTTTAGGGAAGGGAAATAGAGATAGTATTGGTACTACAGACAGTACAGCGTCTGAAGACGACCCGCCACCACCTTTACCTATGAAAACACGCGAGGCTGATTATTGTAATCTTCCAGAAGAATTGCCTGTTCAGCATTGTGGAACAGGTAGTCTAAATAACTTTAATCGATCTTTAGGACAATGGTCAAAAAACAAACTTCCAACTCCTACAGACGATCTTGACATTCAAACAAAGCCACCCACTCCACCTCCGAAGCCAAAAAGGCCGCCTTATAGCTTAAACAAACTTATTCTTTCTTCAGATATAGATAATTTTAGTCAAGACCCGTCCGTAACTTGA